In a single window of the Scophthalmus maximus strain ysfricsl-2021 chromosome 18, ASM2237912v1, whole genome shotgun sequence genome:
- the LOC118290173 gene encoding cysteine-rich protein 2 — MASKCPKCDKTVYFAEKVSSLGKDWHKFCLKCERCSKTLTAGGHAEHDGKPYCHKPCYAALFGPKGVNIGGAGSYVYDAPVSEAPAAVSMETDAKPQEAEEKRAPARGPVKAASFSSFSGGPNICPRCNKTVYFAEKVSSLGKNWHRPCLRCERCSKTLAAGGHAEHDGQPYCHKPCYAVLFGPKGVNTGGVGSYIYDDPEAEAQP, encoded by the exons ATGGCGTCAAAATGTCCCAAGTGCGACAAGACGGTGTATTTCG CGGAAAAGGTGTCGTCTCTGGGGAAAGACTGGCACAAGTTCTGTCTGAAATGCGAGCGCTGCAGCAAGACGTTGACCGCGGGGGGCCACGCCGAG CACGACGGGAAGCCGTATTGCCACAAGCCGTGCTACGCCGCCCTCTTTGGGCCAAAAG gCGTGAACATCGGCGGAGCTGGTTCCTACGTGTACGACGCCCCTGTCAGCGAAGCCCCCGCCGCCGTTTCCATGGAAACCGACGCCAAGCcgcaggaggcggaggagaaaaGGGCCCCGGCACGGGGACCGGTGAAGG CTGCGAGCTTCTCGTCTTTCTCCGGAGGACCCAACATCTGCCCCCGATGCAACAAGACGGTGTATTTCG ccgAGAAGGTGTCGTCTCTCGGGAAGAACTGGCACCGGCCCTGTCTGCGCTGTGAGAGGTGCAGTAAGACTCTGGCTGCCGGCGGCCACgcggag CACGACGGACAACCGTACTGCCACAAACCGTGCTACGCTGTGCTGTTTGGACCCAAAG GTGTGAACACCGGCGGCGTCGGCAGCTACATCTACGACGACCCTGAGGCCGAAGCGCAGCCCTGA
- the pnrc1 gene encoding proline-rich nuclear receptor coactivator 1 produces the protein MLHGSPARRDEANVGDVENNNPATLISSRDGLNKARQALLKRGGRKLRATATTAAAAALRQQKAPRNGPGIRLSDLNNNNNNTTNTLAASPANKAATQPGAELPAAAQTGLTLHPLRRAAGRELLKSKGGRRERRATQPGGQTGHNLPRLDQVTQNANNRSHKPRKDQTSADASHSTKRKEHCSSNSSPDKPPSLHQPPACQQKKTLHPSNNVKAASSPLAESAAEYLKDGEKVYAGAKFSEPPSPSVLPKPPSHWVGEEEPRRGDQSREQMAVQLKSLLKVQDSP, from the exons ATGTTGCACGGATCACCGGCCCGCCGCGACGAGGCCAACGTCGGCGACGTGGAGAACAACAACCCGGCGACGCTGATTTCCAGCCGCGATGGGCTGAACAAAGCGAGGCAGGCGCTGCTGAAGCGAGGGGGCAGGAAGCTGCGGGCGACggcgacgacggcggcggcggcggcgctgcggCAGCAGAAAGCCCCGAGGAACGGCCCCGGCATCCGCCTGTCCgacctcaacaacaacaacaacaacaccaccaacacccTGGCGGCGTCTCCCGCCAACAAAGCCGCGACTCAGCCCGGCGCCGAGCTCCCTGCCGCCGCCCAGACGGGGCTGACCCTCCACCCGCTCCGACGCGCCGCCGGGAGAGAG CTGCTGAAATCCAAAGGTGGCCGACGGGAGCGACGGGCCACGCAGCCCGGAGGCCAGACCGGCCACAACCTCCCCCGGCTCGATCAGGTGACCCAGAATGCGAACAACCGGAGCCACAAGCCCAGGAAGGACCAAACATCTGCCGATGCTTCTCACAGCACGAAGAGGAAAGAGCACTGCAGCAGTAACAGCAGTCCCGACAAgccgccctccctccaccagCCTCCAGCCtgccagcagaaaaaaaccctccaccCGTCCAACAATGTGAAGGCCGCGAGCTCGCCGCTCGCCGAAAGCGCGGCCGAGTACCTCAAAGACGGCGAGAAGGTCTACGCCGGGGCGAAGTTCAGCGAGCCGCCCTCACCCAGTGTCTTGCCCAAACCCCCCAGCCACTGGGTCGGGGAAGAGGAGCCGCGGCGCGGCGACCAAAGCCGAGAGCAAATGGCCGTTCAGCTCAAGTCGCTGCTGAAGGTCCAAGATTCGCCGTGA
- the LOC118290171 gene encoding uncharacterized protein LOC118290171 isoform X1, translating into MDVFRWIQMFSALTPMLQFTAVAVENPVPFKVTVGVDVWLPCKNVRDTRGECDGIIWTFSPSGKKVTPSVQPDGDRQTVTGDCSLHMKTVRAKDAGQYNCTQVDNSGREHGEDTVYDLQVFMISDGKETATTQATETTTASASGGASTKPKDWWWLYFGVAVVVAALIITLAVIGWRRTKGEMKAELFLDETIRTLWIVWWKLKSTPICVFPAHQTQADDNDADPEDGVSYSYISHTKKSSSNVGVRSKTDDDENAVTYATVKVFCVDSSDLHASVN; encoded by the exons aTGGATGTCTTCAGATGGATTCAAATGTTTTCGGCTCTGACACCAATGCTCCAGTTTacag CAGTCGCTGTCGAAAACCCTGTTCCGTTCAAGGTCACAGTTGGAGTCGATGTGTGGCTACCTTGTAAAAATGTGAGAGATACTCGGGGGGAATGTGACGGCATCATCTGGACTTTCAGCCCTTCTGGCAAGAAAGTAACGCCGAGTGTTCAACctgacggagacagacagacagttacagGCGACTGTTCTCTGCACATGAAGACGGTGAGAGCCAAGGATGCCGGTCAATACAATTGCACTCAGGTCGACAATTCGGGGCGAGAACATGGTGAAGACACTGTGTATGATCTGCAAGTTTTTATGATCA GTGACGGCAAAGAAACGGCAACAACGCAGGCAACAGAGACTACGACAGCGTCTGCGTCCGGTGGTGCTTCGACAAAACCAAAAG ATTGGTGGTGGTTGTACTTCGGCGTGGCTGTGGTTGTGGCAGCACTTATAATAACGCTCGCTGTGATCGGGTGGAGGAGAACTAAAGGTGAGATGAAAGCTGAACTTTTTCTCGATGAAACCATAAGGACACTTTGGATCGTTTGGTGGAAGCTCAAGTCAACTCCCATTTGTGTCTTCCCAGCGCACCAAACACAGGCGGACGACAACGAT GCTGATCCTGAAGATGGCGTTTCCTACTCCTACATCAGCCACACAAAGAAGAGCAGCAGTAACGTCGGG GTTCGGAGTAAAACTGACGATGATGAAAACGCAGTGACTTACGCCACTGTGAAAGTTTTCTGTGTCGATTCCTCCGACCTCCACGCCAGCGTCAACTGA
- the LOC118290171 gene encoding uncharacterized protein LOC118290171 isoform X3 has translation MDVFRWIQMFSALTPMLQFTAVAVENPVPFKVTVGVDVWLPCKNVRDTRGECDGIIWTFSPSGKKVTPSVQPDGDRQTVTGDCSLHMKTVRAKDAGQYNCTQVDNSGREHGEDTVYDLQVFMISDGKETATTQATETTTASASGGASTKPKDWWWLYFGVAVVVAALIITLAVIGWRRTKAHQTQADDNDADPEDGVSYSYISHTKKSSSNVGVRSKTDDDENAVTYATVKVFCVDSSDLHASVN, from the exons aTGGATGTCTTCAGATGGATTCAAATGTTTTCGGCTCTGACACCAATGCTCCAGTTTacag CAGTCGCTGTCGAAAACCCTGTTCCGTTCAAGGTCACAGTTGGAGTCGATGTGTGGCTACCTTGTAAAAATGTGAGAGATACTCGGGGGGAATGTGACGGCATCATCTGGACTTTCAGCCCTTCTGGCAAGAAAGTAACGCCGAGTGTTCAACctgacggagacagacagacagttacagGCGACTGTTCTCTGCACATGAAGACGGTGAGAGCCAAGGATGCCGGTCAATACAATTGCACTCAGGTCGACAATTCGGGGCGAGAACATGGTGAAGACACTGTGTATGATCTGCAAGTTTTTATGATCA GTGACGGCAAAGAAACGGCAACAACGCAGGCAACAGAGACTACGACAGCGTCTGCGTCCGGTGGTGCTTCGACAAAACCAAAAG ATTGGTGGTGGTTGTACTTCGGCGTGGCTGTGGTTGTGGCAGCACTTATAATAACGCTCGCTGTGATCGGGTGGAGGAGAACTAAAG CGCACCAAACACAGGCGGACGACAACGAT GCTGATCCTGAAGATGGCGTTTCCTACTCCTACATCAGCCACACAAAGAAGAGCAGCAGTAACGTCGGG GTTCGGAGTAAAACTGACGATGATGAAAACGCAGTGACTTACGCCACTGTGAAAGTTTTCTGTGTCGATTCCTCCGACCTCCACGCCAGCGTCAACTGA
- the LOC118290171 gene encoding uncharacterized protein LOC118290171 isoform X2, translating into MDVFRWIQMFSALTPMLQFTVAVENPVPFKVTVGVDVWLPCKNVRDTRGECDGIIWTFSPSGKKVTPSVQPDGDRQTVTGDCSLHMKTVRAKDAGQYNCTQVDNSGREHGEDTVYDLQVFMISDGKETATTQATETTTASASGGASTKPKDWWWLYFGVAVVVAALIITLAVIGWRRTKGEMKAELFLDETIRTLWIVWWKLKSTPICVFPAHQTQADDNDADPEDGVSYSYISHTKKSSSNVGVRSKTDDDENAVTYATVKVFCVDSSDLHASVN; encoded by the exons aTGGATGTCTTCAGATGGATTCAAATGTTTTCGGCTCTGACACCAATGCTCCAGTTTacag TCGCTGTCGAAAACCCTGTTCCGTTCAAGGTCACAGTTGGAGTCGATGTGTGGCTACCTTGTAAAAATGTGAGAGATACTCGGGGGGAATGTGACGGCATCATCTGGACTTTCAGCCCTTCTGGCAAGAAAGTAACGCCGAGTGTTCAACctgacggagacagacagacagttacagGCGACTGTTCTCTGCACATGAAGACGGTGAGAGCCAAGGATGCCGGTCAATACAATTGCACTCAGGTCGACAATTCGGGGCGAGAACATGGTGAAGACACTGTGTATGATCTGCAAGTTTTTATGATCA GTGACGGCAAAGAAACGGCAACAACGCAGGCAACAGAGACTACGACAGCGTCTGCGTCCGGTGGTGCTTCGACAAAACCAAAAG ATTGGTGGTGGTTGTACTTCGGCGTGGCTGTGGTTGTGGCAGCACTTATAATAACGCTCGCTGTGATCGGGTGGAGGAGAACTAAAGGTGAGATGAAAGCTGAACTTTTTCTCGATGAAACCATAAGGACACTTTGGATCGTTTGGTGGAAGCTCAAGTCAACTCCCATTTGTGTCTTCCCAGCGCACCAAACACAGGCGGACGACAACGAT GCTGATCCTGAAGATGGCGTTTCCTACTCCTACATCAGCCACACAAAGAAGAGCAGCAGTAACGTCGGG GTTCGGAGTAAAACTGACGATGATGAAAACGCAGTGACTTACGCCACTGTGAAAGTTTTCTGTGTCGATTCCTCCGACCTCCACGCCAGCGTCAACTGA
- the btbd9 gene encoding BTB/POZ domain-containing protein 9, translated as MSNSHPLRPLASVSEIDHIHLLSEQLGALVLGEEYSDVTFVVEGKRFPAHRVILAARCHYFRALLYGGMKESQPQAEVSLEETRAEAFSMLLHYLYTGRASLSSAREEVVLDFLGLAHRYGLQPLEDSTSEFLRTVLHTNNVCLVFDVASLYSLSTLSTACCAYMDRHAPDVLNSDGFLMLSKTALLTVVSRNSFAASEKEIFLALSRWCRQHVDGADTHEVMSAVRLPLMTLTEMLNVVRPSGLLSPDDLLDAIKIRSESRNMDLSYRGMLIPEENIATMKYGAQVVKGELKSALLDGDTQNYDLDHGFSRHPIEEDGRAGIQIKLGQSFIINHVRLLLWDRDSRSYSYYIEVSMDELDWVRVVDHSKFLCRSWQNLYFTPQVCRYVRIVGTHNTVNKVFHLVAFECMFTNRQFTLDDGLVVPDENVATIATCASVVEGVSRSRNALLNGDTRNYDWDSGYTCHQLGSGAIVIQLAQPYSIGSLRLLLWDCDERSYSYYVEASTNQQTWTKVVDRTRAACRSWQTLTFDKQPASFIRIVGTHNTANEVFHCVHFECPAQLDTEVNEGSPGLNSSDPGAVSSSQQPRPHRSSRTHGLLPSQPSSASSSSSSQSPH; from the exons ATGAGCAACAGTCACCCTCTGCGGCCGCTGGCCTCCGTGTCGGAGATCGACCACATCCACCTGCTGTCGGAGCAGCTCGGCGCGCTGGTGCTCGGCGAGGAGTACAGCGACGTCACCTTCGTGGTGGAGGGCAAGCGCTTCCCGGCGCACCGGGTCATCCTGGCGGCGCGCTGCCACTACTTCAG GGCCCTGCTGTATGGTGGGATGAAAGAGTCCCAGCCCCAGGCGGAGGTGTCTCTGGAGGAGACGCGGGCCGAAGCCTTCTCGATGCTGCTACACTACCTGTACACGGGACGCGCCAGCCTCAGCTCCGCCCGGGAGGAGGTGGTGCTGGACTTCCTGGGCCTGGCGCACCGCTATGGCCTGCAGCCGCTGGAGGACTCCACCTCCGAGTTCCTGCGCACCGTCCTGCACACCAACAACGTCTGCCTGGTGTTTGACGTGGCCAGCCTCTATTCCCTGAGCACGCTCAGCACCGCCTGCTGTGCCTACATGGACCGGCACGCGCCGGATGTGTTGAACTCTGACGGCTTCCTCATGCTCTCGAAG ACCGCTCTCCTGACCGTGGTCAGCCGTAACTCGTTTGCCGCCAGTGAGAAGGAGATCTTCCTGGCCCTGTCCCGTTGGTGTCGGCAGCACGTGGACGGCGCTGACACGCACGAGGTGATGTCGGCGGTGCGGCTGCCGCTCATGACCCTGACGGAGATGCTGAACGTGGTGCGACCGTCCGGCCTTCTGAGCCCGGACGACCTGCTGGACGCCATCAAGATCCGCTCCGAGAGCCGCAACATGGACCTGAGCTATCGGGGAATGCTCA TTCCAGAGGAGAACATCGCCACCATGAAGTACGGTGCTCAGGTGGTGAAAGGGGAGCTGAAGTCGGCGCTGCTGGACGGGGACACGCAGAACTACGACCTGGACCACGGCTTCTCCAGACACCCCATCGAAGAGGACGGCCGGGCCGGTATCCAGATCAAACTGGGCCAGTCGTTCATCATCAACCACGTTCGCCTGCTGCTGTGGGACAGGGACAGTCG GTCGTACTCCTACTACATCGAGGTGTCGATGGACGAGCTGGACTGGGTGCGTGTTGTGGACCATTCCAAGTTCCTCTGCCGTTCTTGGCAGAATCTGTACTTCACTCCGCAGGtttgcag GTACGTTCGCATCGTGGGAACCCACAACACGGTCAACAAGGTCTTCCACCTCGTGGCTTTCGAATGCATGTTCACCAACCGCCAGTTCACCCTGGATGACGGACTTGTGg TGCCCGACGAGAACGTGGCAACCATCGCAACCTGTGCCAGTGTCGTCGAGGGCGTGAGCCGCAGCAGGAACGCCTTGCTCAACGGCGACACGCGCAACTACGACTGGGACTCCGGCTACACCTGCCATCAGCTGGGCTCCGGAGCCATCGTCATTCAGCTGGCTCAGCCCTACTCCATCGGGTCCTTACG GCTGCTGCTCTGGGACTGTGACGAGCGGTCCTACAGCTACTACGTTGAGGCCTCCACCAACCAGCAGACGTGGACGAAGGTGGTCGACCGCACCAGGGCGGCGTGTCG ATCGTGGCAAACCTTGACATTTGACAAGCAGCCTGCGTCCTTCATCCGTATCGTCGGGACTCACAACACTGCTAACGAG GTGTTCCACTGCGTTCACTTCGAGTGTCCGGCCCAGCTCGACACAGAGGTCAACGAGGGCAGCCCCGGCCTGAACTCGTCTGATCCGGgcgccgtctcctcctcccagcagccGCGTCCCCACCGATCCTCGCGCACACACGGCCTGCTGCCTTCCCAGCCCTCCTCcgcctcgtcgtcgtcgtcctcgcaGTCCCCCCATTGA